ACTCTCTATTTTAATAGCTTCACTCGTTATATAACTCTTACCTATCACCCCGGAAAAAATTTCAGCATTAGGATTTACGGCAATATTAATTATTGTTAAATCCTGAATAGTTAACTTCTCAACAGGCGGAATCTTACTATCATCAAATACCTTATCTTCTTTTTTACTTTTGAGCCGAGTTTGATGGGTATTACTACCCTCTATTATATTTAATATTATTCCTTTACTATCTTGTTGCAGTACAATACTTGTAACCCTGTCACTTATCAGATTTAATTTCCCGTCCTTATTATATAGAAATACGTGTATTTCATCATTGTTATTATTTTTTGATGTAAATGTTTGTCCTAATAACACCCTACTTAAATAATGATTATCTTTGCTTTTAATTGATGAGTAATATAAATGCTCTATACTTTCTTGTATATTCTTAACAATTTCTTGATGAGTCTTTTTCTCATTAAATACATCCTCTGCTAATTGAGATATTAAGTTTGTCGGTGTTGCCTTGATATTAAGACTTCGTACTATTAACTCATTATCTATTTGCGTACTACTCCTCCCTGCCTGTTGAGCATTTGTACTAAAATCTATCCCGACTATTATAGCTTCCTTAGCATCTGTTCTAATATTCGGTAAGTTATATATATATCCGTTCTGATTGATTTGCTCTATTGCCTTATTTGCTCCTACATGGTTTGCTTTAAACTCAACTATTATCGGCAATGGATTTTTATTATCTTTACGTGATAACAACACCAAATCCATATAGCCTTTGCCTGCTATCCTTTCTACATAACAATCAAGACCATATTTATACTTATAGTTTAATCTAAAAAAACCATAACTATATCCATGATAAGACGCTTCTGATGTACCTAGTATTTCTGTAGGGTAACTCTTATATATAGTCTTTAGTAATGCAAAAATATTTTGAGTATTGGTTTGAACGTCCGATAATACATTTTTACTTAACTGAGCAAGTAACGGATCAAAATCTTGTAATATTCGTTTTTCATCACCAATATTAATTTCTTGTACTATATCTTTTCTTACTTTATGGAAAGTGGGGTGAATGTCGCTGCTTAATGGGGGTAATGTGATAAATGATTGATGGCTTAGCTCAGGTAATATTTTTATCTTAAACCCTTTGTCATTAACAATATGAAGTATCTGTCCTTCTATCTCAGGTGCTATTATATTGCCTGTACTATCTGATAATTGCCTCTTAACCTCTGATAATTCTTCATTGATAAAGCCTACATTTTGTTCAGTATTAGTATTAATTACAATAAATTTTAACTTATAATAATCTTGATTACGTATTTTGAATATTAACTTGAGAGCATTCTTATCGAATTTAAAAAATACATCTTCTATATTTAATTTCGACATTAACGAGGTGTTAGGTAAAGTAAGGGAAGTACCAAGAAAGAAATACTAGAAAAACTCCGGTGCTATGCTCGAATGTATAGCCGGTATATCTTCTAATAACAAAGCAAAATGCTCTGCAAAACCTTGAGGTCGGGCTCTATTTATTACTTCTACGTAATTATCAGGATTGTTAACTTGTCGTTCACTAATCGGTTCATTTATTAATAACTCTATTAGTTCCGGCTTATGATTATACGGCATATGCACCTCATAATATTAGTTAAAAATCTCGATATTTTACATATTCGTACTACTACTCTCTCCAATATAACTTACCTCCATCGTATCATGGTTTTGCTCCAAAGTATATAATAAATTCATAAATATTTTATGATTCTCTATTTTTTCTTCTTCACGATAATAAGTTACATATGACTCTAATTTATTTTTTACTTCATCAAGATTCTCTAAAGGTCTGATCCAGAAATCTATAAATTTTTTAAATTTCTCTAACTTTTCCTCTTTTGTTGGTTTAGGATGATGTGGATCTACCTCGCTCGCATATTTTATTAAAAAATTACAAGATTTTATCCCATCATCTGACAACATAAATTCCTTAATAAATTCTTGCCTTTTATCTTCTTCATCAAAAGCCCATGTGACAAATCTCTCTGCTATATCTAAACAATCATTCGCTATATTATAGTCACATTTTCTGAATATTGTTCTATCCACCGCTACTTGTTTTAATTGCTGTATTTCCTCTGGTGATAATAAACACCAATCTAAAAAATCCTCGATTATTTCAAAACGGTTGTATCCTATAAAAGAATCACAAAGTATTTCCGCTAATTTCTCATTAACTAACTTTTCTTTTTTAAACACTGCTATTTCTTCTTCTGAATCTAAAAACCAGTTCAAGAAATTTAAAGATTGTGTTCTAGCTGTCTCTATATCTTCTTTAAATGTAGCCCATAATTTATAAATCTTGTCATACGAAAATTTATCACTCTTAAAACTATTTTTACAATTTCTTACCTCTTCTTCTGTAGCAAATTGCCAATTCAAAAATTTATCTGCTAATTCATACTTATCTTCTGTTATGAAATAATGACAAATACTTATGTGATCTATCTTGTCCTTAATACTTTGCCTTTCTTCTGCTGAACTAGATTGCCAATCTAATAATTTATCTGCTAATTCATACTTATCTTCTTTTATGAAATAGTGACAAATGCTTATGTGATCTATCTTGTCCTTAATACTTTGCCTTTCTTCTACTGAACTAGATTGCCAATCTAATAATTTATCCGCTAAATGATATCGCCCGCCTCTGATAAAATAACCCCATATATCTATTTTTTGCTTAAAACTCTTCTGTTCTTCTTCAGAAACTAATATTTCCCGTATAAACTGATCTAATATTTCATATTTATCTTCCTTAATTAAATCCGTATATTTCTTATATCCTTTATCTATATAGATAAATAGTTCCTGTCTTCTTTGCAGCGTATCTTGATCATTGACTATTAATTTGATACTTGATATATCCCAAATATTCAACAACTCACCTATTATATTTGAACTATAATAATTTTGATCTATCTCTTGTTTAAAATGGGCAGGGCTTTTATTCCATGCTTCATGTAATATTCTTTGATATTTGCTATTTTCTACTACATAACCTAATTTATAATCCTTGCTTATCTTACAAACAATTTCATATAATATCTTCTGATAACCACTATTTTCTAGATAACTCCACATTCTCTCTAATGTAGGAATAAAAAATTCTTGCCAGGGCCAACTAAATAAAAACATCTTTAAAATGTTATGCCTATACTCCGTACTACTCTCAAAAATCTCACCACCTGCAATTCCGGTTGTAATTTCTTCCTCAAATAACTTTTCCTTGCGATCTTCTTTTATCTGATTCATTAAAAATGTACATATCTCTATATACTGCTCTCTTTCATAACCTCCAATATCCCAATAACTACCATATTTCTTTATGGCTATATGCGCCTTACTAGACTTCTTTCCTGCTCTTCTTCATTTAACTTACCCCAAAAATGCTTAGCAGCTACTTCATATCCTTGTGATACCGATAACCTAAACATATTCTCTTCTACAGAATGATTGCGATCATACAGCTTATCATGGTCACGACTAGCCCTCCTTAAATATCTTATTAAATAATGTAAATCTCCATCAAGGTAACACTGCCAATAAGCAATAAGATGAAATTCATATTCCCCATATATTGTCTCCGTATAAAATTTACCTTCTTGTATTTTTTTTGGTACTTGTTGCCATAAATTATTTACATGTTCTTCCAGAACATAATTACAAGCTAATCTAAATAACCTATCCACCCCTCTATTACCGGTCAATAAATTACTATTTTCTAGCCAAAATGACTTAAATATTTTAACTTGATCTATACTCCCATATGGAGTCCAATATATTTGTTGAGCATAATCAACATTATATAGATTTTCTCTAATATATTCGTACCAATTATATATTTTTGCTCCTACCTCTCTTACTACATAAATCAATTCACTATCTAATATTTTAGGCAATACTCTTGGCTTTAATTGATTTAACACTTCTTTTGTTAAATTAGTCCATTTCTCTTCATTTGCTTCTTTAACTTCTCTGAAGCTACTTATATATTCATGTAAAAAAAACTCTCTAACCTTATTTTTGATATGTGGTTGTTCCCACAGTGATACTGCCTTTGCACTCATCGCCATACGCTGCAGGCTTAATTCAAATTTATATTGCATGTGGATATCCTATTTTTTATTAGGCATAAAGATTTTACTAAGGTAAATCTCTAAATCAAGTTTTTTTTTACTGTTTGCAGCTTCATACAGCATATTTCATAAAGCTTGATACAAGCGAATTTGAAAGAAACTCGCCTGTGCTCACGTACTTTTATATAACTTACCAAATATTAGAACAAATGCTATAGATTTAAATGAGGATGAATTATGAAACATAGAAATTATGAACTTATAGAATTATCTTATTTATGTCAGTGGGACATGCCGGATGAGATAAAAAAATTTTTAGAGCAAGGTAGATCAGAATTTTTAGACATAACGTATAATGAAGGATAACTATTTAAAATTGCTGCGGCAAGAGGTTTTACAGAAGTTCTATCTACTTTAATAAGTTATTATAAAAAGTTTAGCGGAATGGATGAAAAACCTATCGACTTAAATAATGTAAATAAGTTTTATAAAATAAAATCAGCTAAAAAAAAGCTTAGTGAGATTTTGATAGATATTTTAGATATGGGTATTGTACTCACTAATGAAATTAATGCAATAATTGTTCCTTATATACCAAAACATGAAAATACTGATAGTGATCAGGACATTAACAGTGATATTGATATTTTAAGCAATTCCGAAGATTTAAATAATATAGTCTTGGAAACAACAGAAACAAACGAGTCTAATGAAATAAGCTCAAGTTTTGAAGATTTGAAATTAGTGGGATAAAACGAAAGTTTTAATATAAGCTATTATATATACTATAGTATCAGATTTAGACTAAGGTAGTTAAGCAATAATTCCTTAACGTAGGGTATTCTCCGTTTCACGGTGTGCCCCCTAAATCGGCGTTTGTAATATTTTTTTGAAAAAACTAGGTACTTTTCAGTAAAACTTTACTTTACTCCTCTAGGTTTTGCATGGGTTTTTTATAGCTCTGCGATTTTAAAAATTCTATAAAGTGATGACTATTTCAACATTTATATCGAAATATTATTGACTATTCCGATATTTAGCTGTAAAATAGTTATAAATTTATTTGGCTATTAAAAATGGAAAGGTTATACCAAAAAGAAGTAGAAGAATATTTAACAAATTACGGTAAATTAGTATTTATTAGCGGACCAAGGCAAGTAGGAAAGACTACTATATCAAAACAAGCAATCAAACATAATATCAATTCGGCTTACTTAAATTGGGATTATTTAGAAGATCGACAACAAATTTTAAATAATCATAATGAAACTTTTGAAACATTGCTTATAGTTAAAGCTAACAAGAAACCAAGAATTATATTAGATGAAATCCATAAATTCAAAGATTGGAAAAATCTTGTAAAAGGATTTTACGATAAATTTGGTGACACTATAGAATTTATTATAACCGGTAGTGCTAGATTAAATATATACAAAAAAGGTGGAGATAGTTTAATGGGACGTTATATTAATTTAACGATACACCCGTTATCTGTAGCTGAAATTTCTAAAAATTTTCGTAATGATATTGAATATATAGGCAAACCAAAAAATATTACAAAAGATGAATTTGAGGCATTGATAAATTTCGGAGGGTTTGCAGAAGTCTATTTAAGAGGTACTGCAAGATTTCATAGAATATGGAGTAAACAGCGATTTGAGCAATTATTTAGAGAAGATGTTAGAAATACAGAGGATATTAACAATATTTATGCATTAGAATTGCTTGCTACCATTATAAATGAACAAGTAGGGGTACTAACAAATTATACAAATCTAGCTAATAAAGTCAGGGTTTCAGACCAAACTATAAGGAGATGGGTCTCTTTATTAGAAAAACATTATTATTGTTTCTCTATAAGACCTTGGGCTAAAAATGTTATAAGAAGCTTAATAAAAGAACCTAAATATTATCTTTGGGATTGGTCACAAATAAAAGATCCCGGGGCAAAATTTGAAAATTTAGTAGCATCTCATCTTTTAAAAGCGGTGTATTTTTGGAACGAATCAGGGCTTGGAGATTTTAATTTATGTTATTTACGTGATAAACAAAAGAGAGAAGTGGATTTTGTAATAATAAAAGATAATAAACCTTGGATTTTAGTAGAGGCAAAGGTAAGTGATCTGTCAATTTCTTCGAGTTTAAAATATTTTCATGAATTACTTAAACCGGAGTTTAGTTTTCAAGTGGTTCAAAACAAACAGATTATTGATAAGTCTTGTTTTGATAAACCTGGCTTATGGATAGTGCCAGCTATTACTTTTTTATCTCAATTTATTTAACAAGAAAACTAATATAGTATGCTTGAGTTATTGACTCTAGCAAGGCATTATAAACACGACATTACTACTTTGGGCTTACAGCGAGTTGGTCCAGTGTTACGGAACATGTAACGAAGTGCCACTTTAGAGATTACTGAAATAAAAGAGCTGTTTTACAAAGTACCGAATAAACTAATGTGAGAGAACAGCATAAAAAAACCTGCAACAAATATTTTAAAAACATTGTGCAGCATATTTCACTAAGCTATTTACCAATTCAATCAGTTCGTTTATTTAATTAAGGAAAGAAAATGCAAGAATTAATAGATTATTTAAAAAAAATAGGAATTAAAAATTATATTAATAATTTAAGAAAAAGCGGTACTTCTCTTAACCTTGAATCCCTAGGAGTGAAGGTTGATGGAGTAAAACTAATTGGTAAGCTTCTTAAAACCAATCCTATACTTACTGAACTTAACCTTTGGGGCAATATGATAGGAGCTGAAGGAGTAGAGCTAATTGCAGATGCTCTGAAAACTAACACTACACTAACTTCTCTTAATCTTGTTGCTAATCATATAGGGGATGAGGGCATAAAGGTAATTACCGATGCTCTGAAACTAAATACCACGCTTATTACTCTTAACCTTGGAAATAATTATATAGGAATTGATGGAGTAAAGCTAATTGCTGAGCTTTTAAAAACCAACAAAAAGTTGACAAATCTTGACGTTGAGAACAATAATATAGGAGACAAGGGATTAAGGTTAATTGTTGAAGCTCTTAAAAACAATACCACTCTAGCCTTCCTTAATATTTCTAGTAACAACATCACTGATAAAGGGTTAAAGTCACTTGTAAACTTTCTAAAAATTAATACAACCTTGACTAATCTTGACCTTACTAGTAACAACATAAGTGTTGAGGGAATAAAGCTAATTATCGATGCTCTGAAACTAAATACCACACTGATACATCTTAAGCTTAGATGTAACAGTTTAGGTAATGAAGGAGTAAAACCAATTGCTGAGTTTCTAAAAACCAATACAACGCTGACCCATCTTGATCTTGCAGTTAACAACATAAAAGATCAGGGAGTAAAGTTGATTACTAAGGCTTTAAAAACTAATGAAACACTCACTTCTCTTGATCTTAGCATGAATAATATAGGGGACAAAGGAATAAAACTACTTACCGATGTCTTAAAAACTAATATGGTATTGACCGACCTTAATATTGACGATAATTATACAGAAGAGGAAGAAAAAAAGATAATTGAAAAATATCAGCTGCTATGCAAATAATGCTAAATCTTACAGGTAAAGCTTTTTTACAGAGTTACTTTCCATAAGATAAATTATAGAACAATTAGTAACTACCCTCCCTCTTCTGGATTTTATACCAGTTGAGAAAGAAAAGTAATAGCCGGCACTATTATGGGATCAGGATATTTAAAACAATCGTCTTGTATATACTCCATGCTGTATACTACCTGAAACGCATGAGTTGCTCCAGTTTGTTCCTGAAAATATCTTAAATTGTTTGATATACGATTGTTATCCGATAATTTTGCCTCTACCAAAAACCATGGTATATCATTCCTAGCAATTAAAAAATCTACCTCTTTCCCATCTTTATTTCTAATAAAATATAATTCATATTTACCCAAACCTCTATCACTCCAACAGTTTAGTGCTTTTAATAAATGAGAAGCAATAAAATTTTCAAACCTTCTACCTTCATCCTTTATTAATGACCAGTCTACTAAATAAATTTTTGGCTCTTTAATTATACTCCTAGATATATTAGTGGACCATGGCTTGACAATAAAGCAATAAAAAAACTTTTCCAATACACTAATCCATTTGGAAATTGTTGGGACACTTACCTGTATTTTTTTACTCAAACTAGTTCTATTGAGAAGCTGTCCCGTTTGTTCTTTTAACAACTCTGCTAAAATTTCCAGTTGGCTTATTTCGTGTATATTGGATAAGTTTCGTATATCCTCATATAGTAGCTGTTTTTCTCTTAAAGAATGCCATTTATAAGTAAAATTTTTCGACGCTTTTAAAAAAGGTTCAGGAAAGCCTCCCATTTCATATAGATTGCGAAATTTTTCAGTATTGATTTCTAGGGATGCACCTATTTCATTTAAGGAAACACTAATTTCTTCTAATTCACGTCCAGATAGGGGATGAATACGCTGTAAAAAATATCTACCCATTAAACTATCTCCTCCTGCTTGATACACGTCAAGCCTGCTACTCCCTGTTACTAGAATGTGATATTTACCTTTATACAAATCATAAAAACCTTTTAAATAATTTTTCCAACTTTTAAATTTGTGTATTTCATCAAAAATTACTAACGGCTTTTCTTTTCGTAACTTATTTAAAGGTAAAATTTCTTCTATAAAGGTTTGACCTTGTAGGATAAGTGTCCTATCTTTTATCGTATCCCAATTTAAATATACATGTTCTAGATATTCTTTAGCAACAAGCTTAGCAATTGTAGTTTTGCCTACTTGCCTTGATCCTACTAAAAATAACATTTGTTCATTACTAGCAAAATGCTCTTGAACTAATAATATATATATTCGTTTCATTTATACTATACTTTAAATTAGACGCGGCTAATTTAAAGTATAATTAAATTTAGGTAAAAGTAAATATCTAATTGACTTAATTGGATTGTTAAAGAATCAAAAGTAAGCAAATAAAATTGTAGCTGACATAAAGAAATCTCTAATTTCTTCTAAAATAGAATAGTGCTTACAAAGCAATATCATTTAATATCTATGCTTTATTGCTTCGTTTTAGTAATATAAATTTAGTTTTTATATTATATAATTTCTCAAGTGTTTCTATAATCAATAAAGAATTTTGTATTGGTACATTAATTATTATTTCTTTAAAAGATTCTAAAACTTCAGAATTTTTGCTTTCTTTACTATGAAGAGGAAAATAACTTTTTATTGCTACTCCAAGTGTGCCAAGAATGCAGAATCAGAAGAAGAGGATGCAATGCTGTATTTGACATGGTGGAAGGTCCACCGGAATCGAGCTGGTATGAGCAGATTCCAAACAACCTTAAGCTGCTGTATTCTAAGGAATATGGTAGTGAGCGTTAAGGAAAAGGCCCGCAAGGGTCATGTGAGATTTATGTAGGTAAACGAAAGTGAATTGCTGTAATTAAGTGTCGAAAGAGGGTTAAGTTCTCTGTCAAAACCTTTGGCTTTTGGGGGCTGAAGGGATAAGTTAGCTAACTGTCATACAATAGTTGAGCTATCGGCGAGCGGCACAGGAGGCAGTACGAACATAAATTAGGGTCAGATATGGAACTTGGGAATCAATAGCACTTTCCAGCTATTGAGGCAGATGCAGTTGTAGTAGTGAAGAAGCTTCTGTAATGGGAGTGGAGCGAAGGGCTGCATGTGGAGCGACATAAAAAAAAAATTAACAACTAAGCTAATTAAAGAAGGATTAATTAATATTATGTCAAAGAGGTACAACATTGCCTCAAATCCACAAAGAGCCGTATGAGGCGAGAGTCTCACGTACGGTTCTGTGAGCACCTCTGGTCAATACAGGGGTGACTCGATCCGGCTTTCTTTGAAATAGTTGAGAAAGAAGCCGATCCACTTATGAAAGATTATGTCTATATTTCATTATATACCGGAGCAAGAAAAAGTAACGTATTATCAATGGAATGGCAGGAAATTAACCTAACGGATAAAACTTGGCACATACCGGCGCATAAAAGTAAAAACGGCATTCCTCACTTATTACCTCTTGCTGGAAAAGCTATCGAAATTTTAAGTGAAAGGAATAAAGAAAAAAATAACGGTTGGGTATTTCCAAGTCCTCGAAAAAGTAAAAGCGGACATTTTCAAGAACCTAAAAAGAAGTGGCAAAAAATTGTTAAAAAAGCAGGGCTTGAAGATTTTAGAATACATGATATTCGTAGAACTATGGGGAGCTGGATGGCGATTAACGGCGCAAGTCAGTATATAATCGGCAAAGCCCTTAACCATAAAAGCCCAAAATCAACTAAAATTTACGCAAGGCTTAGCATCGATCCGGTAAGAGCATTTATGGAAAAAGCTATTGATTCTATAACAGATTCAAAAGTTAAAAAATCTGCTTAGAAGATCAATTTATTTAATAATTAGTTACTACAACTTCTGTAGAGGTTTTAGTTTGACCGCTTATTAAATATTTAATTTCAACAGTGTTAATATTGTAATTCTTATAAAGATTTCTAATAAACGGCGTATCACTATTAGAAATTATAAATTTTATGGTTTTGCTATCTAGCTCCGTAGCAAAATCTTTTAGGTGTTCTGACGTAGAATCTCTTTTTTTTCCGGAAAAATTGTAAAAAAAATGTTTGGATAAGTTATTGAGAGTTTAATTTTCAGGTATTAGTAAATATTGACAATAATAAGAATAAGATTATTATTCAGGTACAGAAAATTCTGCTGTTTAACAAGTTTATTTTTTTGCATCTTTGGGCTGTTGGAGTCAAATATGCATTTATCGAAATTCATAAAGAAGAGTTGTAAGGGTATTAATAATTAAGATCGATATTTTCCAATATTTGCTTTATATTTATGGAATGATTTTTATTTTGAAACGTATATTGACCAAGAAAGTGAATATGATGATGCCAAGCAACGGGTGATATTTTTTTAATCATTGTTAGAAATCTTTTATTATTGGCAAGGTTTTCGTATTTCTCAAGAACTCCGGAGAGAATAATGGAATTGTAGTAAATAATTGCCAGAGCAACAAGTCTACCGCATTGATTGCTAATTTCTATATCAATATCTGTTTTACCGTATAATTGTTTCTTACCGCCAACCTTTGAAATAGCAGTTCGTAATTGGTGATATGATTCAATTCTATTCTGCGATTTACGGACAATTTTCTGTAATTGGATATCCATCATATATTTAAGGGTATAAATACTTCTCACTAATTTGTCGTATTCAAATACGGCTTTACGCAAGCTGTTTTCCAGCGGTAAATGACATAATTTTTTAATTAAGTTAGCTTGATTCATCTCTTTAAGTGCTAAGGTAGCAACCAGTTGATCAATACTATTTTTTTGTTCGATAATCACTTGGAGGTTGATCTGAGCAATGGGTTTAATCAAGCAATTGGTATATTCTTTAATATCATCGCCGCAATAAAGATTTTTTAGTTGATCATTAAGGTTGGTGAATCTTGGGTTTAGTGCTACTCCGAACCACTTCATGATAGCAAAGTTTGCTTTATTTATAACATGCATATCACCGGTAATTACCTCCGGAATAATTTCTGAGGTGTTATTGTACCAAATATCAAAGGCAAAATAACTTTCATGTTCATGGCTGCCGATAAGTTCACATTGCAAAGGCATATGATTTGCAAGTATAGTGTAGGCACTAACACCTTGACCATCTCTTAAATACTTACGTGAATAACGTGCTTTTATATTAGGGGTGTCCAATTCAAATTTCTGACCGTCAACGCTGCTATAAATTAATTCCAAATCTAAAGAGTAGTAAGGAAAAATCTTAAGCTTTGAAATGGTGTTGCTCATTATGTCAGTTGCTTCTTTCAATGTTGATAACCGTAAATATTGTTGGTATGTTGTTTCAAGTGAACGGTAAGAAATATCGCTAATTTGAGACATTTTATAATTGCCGTGGTTAAAAGCTTGAGCAAGAATCGTAGCTATTAATCTATCTTTATTATTTGACTCTTGTTTAGCATAACGTGGTTGTAAGGGAATAAAGGCTGATAAAAAGTTACAATCATCATTTACAAAGTTCAATACGTCACTGATATCGCAAACCGGCAATTGTCTAAAAAATTTATTTTGTAATTTTTCATCTTTACTAGCTTTAATTTTATTCCAGCAAAGTTTCTTCTTTTTTATATTGTATTTTAAGTGCGTAAACTTATCCTGTT
This genomic window from Rickettsia endosymbiont of Ceutorhynchus obstrictus contains:
- a CDS encoding ATP-binding protein; its protein translation is MKRIYILLVQEHFASNEQMLFLVGSRQVGKTTIAKLVAKEYLEHVYLNWDTIKDRTLILQGQTFIEEILPLNKLRKEKPLVIFDEIHKFKSWKNYLKGFYDLYKGKYHILVTGSSRLDVYQAGGDSLMGRYFLQRIHPLSGRELEEISVSLNEIGASLEINTEKFRNLYEMGGFPEPFLKASKNFTYKWHSLREKQLLYEDIRNLSNIHEISQLEILAELLKEQTGQLLNRTSLSKKIQVSVPTISKWISVLEKFFYCFIVKPWSTNISRSIIKEPKIYLVDWSLIKDEGRRFENFIASHLLKALNCWSDRGLGKYELYFIRNKDGKEVDFLIARNDIPWFLVEAKLSDNNRISNNLRYFQEQTGATHAFQVVYSMEYIQDDCFKYPDPIIVPAITFLSQLV
- a CDS encoding Tn3 family transposase; the protein is MINQKEEILNKLNIPWLQQPINQQLDNLTKELHGLWLLFNKNLKQDKFTHLKYNIKKKKLCWNKIKASKDEKLQNKFFRQLPVCDISDVLNFVNDDCNFLSAFIPLQPRYAKQESNNKDRLIATILAQAFNHGNYKMSQISDISYRSLETTYQQYLRLSTLKEATDIMSNTISKLKIFPYYSLDLELIYSSVDGQKFELDTPNIKARYSRKYLRDGQGVSAYTILANHMPLQCELIGSHEHESYFAFDIWYNNTSEIIPEVITGDMHVINKANFAIMKWFGVALNPRFTNLNDQLKNLYCGDDIKEYTNCLIKPIAQINLQVIIEQKNSIDQLVATLALKEMNQANLIKKLCHLPLENSLRKAVFEYDKLVRSIYTLKYMMDIQLQKIVRKSQNRIESYHQLRTAISKVGGKKQLYGKTDIDIEISNQCGRLVALAIIYYNSIILSGVLEKYENLANNKRFLTMIKKISPVAWHHHIHFLGQYTFQNKNHSINIKQILENIDLNY
- a CDS encoding ATP-binding protein; the encoded protein is MERLYQKEVEEYLTNYGKLVFISGPRQVGKTTISKQAIKHNINSAYLNWDYLEDRQQILNNHNETFETLLIVKANKKPRIILDEIHKFKDWKNLVKGFYDKFGDTIEFIITGSARLNIYKKGGDSLMGRYINLTIHPLSVAEISKNFRNDIEYIGKPKNITKDEFEALINFGGFAEVYLRGTARFHRIWSKQRFEQLFREDVRNTEDINNIYALELLATIINEQVGVLTNYTNLANKVRVSDQTIRRWVSLLEKHYYCFSIRPWAKNVIRSLIKEPKYYLWDWSQIKDPGAKFENLVASHLLKAVYFWNESGLGDFNLCYLRDKQKREVDFVIIKDNKPWILVEAKVSDLSISSSLKYFHELLKPEFSFQVVQNKQIIDKSCFDKPGLWIVPAITFLSQFI
- a CDS encoding tyrosine-type recombinase/integrase, giving the protein MKDYVYISLYTGARKSNVLSMEWQEINLTDKTWHIPAHKSKNGIPHLLPLAGKAIEILSERNKEKNNGWVFPSPRKSKSGHFQEPKKKWQKIVKKAGLEDFRIHDIRRTMGSWMAINGASQYIIGKALNHKSPKSTKIYARLSIDPVRAFMEKAIDSITDSKVKKSA